One Salvelinus fontinalis isolate EN_2023a chromosome 22, ASM2944872v1, whole genome shotgun sequence genomic window, ATTCAATCCCACGAGCCGTCGGAGGAGGGCCGTCGCCAGGGCTGCCTCTCATTGGACGGTTTCACCAGCTATCTTACCTCCCTGGAGTGCCACCTGTTTGACCCGGAGCACAGCCAGGTGTGCCAGGACATGAGCCAGCCCTTATCCCACTACTACATCAACTCCTCCCACAACACCTACCTCATCGAGGACCAGTTCAGGGGGCCCGCTGACATCACCGGCTACATCCGGGCTTTAAAGATGGGCTGCAGGTGTGTGGAGGTGGACGTGTGGGACGGCCCTGACGACGAACCCGTGGTTTATACTGGTTACACCCTCACCTCGCCTGTCCTGTTCCGCTGTGTCCTGGACGTGATTGGGTGCTTTTCATTCGCAGCGTCAGAGTGTCCTCTAATCCTGTGCTTGGAGAACCACTGCTCCCCCTGCCAGCAGAGAGTCATGCTCCAGCACCTGAGGAGGATCCTAGGGGAGAGGTTGTACACGGAGCCCCTCAGGGAAGGGGAGGGGTACCTGCCCTCGCCCCATGCCCTGAGGGGCAAGATCCTGCTGAAGGGGCAGAAGTTGAAGGAGGGGTGTGGTGAGACAGAGGGGGATGTGACTGATGAAGACGAGGGGGCGGAGATGTGCAAGAGGATGAAGGCTGGTAaaagtgaaggaggaggaggggaggggggacagaAAGGTGGCGGGGGGGGTGTTACTAGTAGTGTGAAAACCCTGACCCCTGCTCCTCCCTCTAAACGGTTCCAGCTTCTGAAGGAGCTCTCGGACTTGGTGACTCTGTGCAAGTCGGTACGCTTCACGGACTTCCAGAAGTCTTTCTCAACCCAGAAACCCTGGGAGTTCTGCTCGTTCAACGAGACCCTAGCGGTGCGCTGCGCCAGCGAGCGCCCGGGAGACTTTGTCAACTACAACAAGCGCTTCCTGTCGCGGGTCTACCCCAGCGCCATGCGCATCGACTCCAGCAACATGAACCCACAGGACCTGTGGAAGTGCGGTTGCCAGATTGTGGCTATGAACTACCAGACGCCCGGCTTGATGATGGACCTAAACATCGCTTGGTTCCGCCAGAACGGGAATTGTGGGTACGTGCTGCGACCCACCATCATGCGACAGGAGGTTTCATATTTCAGCGCCAATACAAGAGAATCTGTGCCGGGTGTGTCCCCTCAGCTGCTCCATGTTAAGGTGAGTGGCTAGCAGATTAACACCACTGCTGTCTGTCTATTTCTATCTGTTTAATAGAGGCTCCTACACACTGCCTGGCTTGTTGACTCCTTCATGGTTGAATGGTATTGTTTGTTATTTAGTACACTTCTCTTGCACCTGAATTAAAATAAGATGTGGGAACATTTCAATCAAACAAACAAATGAACAATCAAACAGACAAACAAACTAACACATAAATTGACACTCAAACAATCAACAAACCAATCCATCCATGCAGGTGATCAGTGGTCAGAACCTGCCCCGTCCGAGTGGTTCTGGAGCTAAAGGAGATGTGGTGGACCCGTACGTCTACGTGGAGATCCATGGAATCCCTGCCGACTGTGCCGAGCGCCGCACCCGCACGGTGGTGGAGAACGGAGACAACCCCATCTTTGACGAAAGCTTTGAGTTCCAGATCAACCTGCCCGAGCTGGCCATGGTGCGCTTCGTGGTGCTTGATGATGAATTCATAGGGGACGAGTTCATAGGTTAGTACTGGAACGAGGGCAAAGGTCAGCAGGTCAGTAGTGGCGGGAGGGCGAAGGTCAGCTCTGCACTGACTGCTAGTCCGGTGTCCAGTCTGCTTTGGGTTGAACTAGGTTAAACTAGTGATACTACAACAACTTTTCAGCCATATGAAGGTCATCACTAGTTCACTGGGGAAGTATCACTAGCTAAGATAAAAAAACACTGGTAGCAGTTAGTGAGTGAACATTCACTATCTTCTAATGTCATTTCATTGTCTAACACCACTGTACATCAATTTAAATCCCCCCTGTTTtaccacaggtcagtataccATTCCCCTGGAGTGCTTACAGCCAGGCTACCGGCACGTACCATTACAGTCTCTGATGGGGGAGGACCTCCCGTACGCCCGGCTGTTCGTCCATGTGGCTCTCACCAACCGGAGAGGAGGGGGCAAGTCCCACAAGCGGGGGCTGTCTGTGCGAAAGGCGAGGCGAGGGAGGGAGTATGCTGCACTCAGGGACCTGGGGGTCAAAGCCTTGGATGATGTTTTCAAAATGGCGGCCCCGTCATTGAAGGAAGCCACAGACATGCGGGAGAACAtgcaggtgaggaggagaggaggatagtcaTTTATCATATAGACAGTCACCATTTTCAGATTGAAGGACAGAAATACCTGTATTTACAACGGATGATGTCCAGCTCAGAATAGCCAAGTCACTTCAGGTATATATCCCAACCCCTCGAGGGTCCAATCTCAGTGATCACTAAATTATGACTCAGCTAAAGATGGCTGACATGGTCATTACTCCAGAGACATCaacagctgcagactgaatgGAGTAAAACAACACAGAACCAGTGAGATAATGTTTACTGTGTCTAAACTGGCTAGTTAGCCTGATCTATGAAGCTCTGGTTTAGATTGACAGATTATGGTAAGGTTATGGTAAGGTTATGGTAAGGTTATGGTACCTGTAACTGTTAGCATTAGTCTGGCTGTCTAAGTGATGTGGAGTTGCTCTAATCTGTTTAGGCTGGAGATGACTGGGATTCATGCCAGACTATGATGTCGTAGACTAATGCACTAATTCAAACAGAcagtgaagacacacacacacacacacacacacacacacacacacacacacacacacacacacacacacacacacacacacacacacacacacacacacacacacatgcaattgCATGTACACACATAGCTACGTATGGACATAAGTGGgtacgcatgcatgcacacgcacacacacacacctaaacagaAGTAAACTCTGAAGGCAAGCATCATGACATCATGAAGAGATTAGAACAGCCTCTCTGTCAATGTCAGTTGTTAAATAAAACTTTTTGATTTAGATTTTAGCGGTTGAATGACCATAATACTCATTCATTTAATTAGTGTGGTAGTGATACATTCGATTTGTGGTTGTCTCTTTCATTATGTACTCATAAAGCTCCTATAATTCAATCAGATGTTCTCTCAGTGATGGTATCCCAGGAAACCATGTGATAGTTTGTTCCATGACCCACCCTCGGAAACTCTAATCACTTAGTAGGGGATTACAGTATGTAATCCCACTGCATCACTAATacagggaaagtgtgtgtgtatgtttgtgtgggcgtgggtgtggatgtggctgtgtatttctgtgtgtgtgtgtgtgtgtgtgtgtgtgtgtgtgtgtgtgtgtgtgtgtgtgtgtgtgtgtgtgtgtgtgtgtgtgtgtgtttatatacagtgccttcagaaagtattcagaccccttgactttttacacatttggttacattacagccttattctaaaatggaataaataacattattttatcagcaatctacacacaataccctataatgacaatgcaaaaacaaaaagtttagcaaatgtatgaaaaataaaaaacagaatgaccttatttatataagtattcagaccctttgctatgagactcgaaattgagctcaggtgcatcctgtttccattgatcatccttgagatgtttctacaacttgattggagtacacttgtggtaaattcaattgattggacataatttggaaaggcacacactgttaactcgaaatgacacaacgacaaggttccagtttaacaaagtttactctactatatgaacacactacaagtagCCATTACACTCAAGGCCAGGTCCATCAACGACTAGacttcctgcgcatgcgcactcttgactgagtgatagccccgtaataacagaaatatagggatacttaaaacatgaacttaacacacacctgtctatataaggtcccacagttgacagtgtatgtcagagataaaaataaaccatgaggtcttaggaattgtccgtagagtgccgagacaggattgtgtcagggcacagatctggggaagggtaccaaaaaatgtctgcagctttgaaggtccccaagaacacagtggcctccatcattcttaaatggaagaagtttggaaccaccaagactcttcctagagctggccgcccggccaaactgagcaatcgggggagatgggccttggtcagggaggtgaccaagaacctgatggtcaatctaatagagctctagagttcttctgaggagataggagaaccttccagaaggacaaccatctctgcagcactccaccaatcaggcctttatggtagagtgcccagacagaagccactcctcagtgcaAGGCATGTGAcagaccgcttggagtttgccaaaaggcacctaaaggctctcagaccatgagaaacaagattttctggtctgatgaaaccaagtttgaagTCTTtaccctgaatgccaagcgtcacgtctggaggaaacctggcaccatccctacagtgaagcatggtggtggcagcatcgtgccctgggaatgtttttcagaggcagggactgggagactagtcaggattgaaacaaagatgaacggagcaaagtacagcgagatccttgatgaaaacctgctccagagcgctcagaacctccagactggggcaaaggttcaccttccaacaggacaagaccctaagcacacacccaagacaacgcaggagtggcttcgggacaagtctcttaattttgatttatttattttatttcacctttatttaaccaggtaggctagttgagaacaagttctcatttacaactgcgacctggccaagataaagcatagtaattcgacacatacaacaacacagagttacacatggaataaacaaacatacaatcaataatacagtagaaaaataagtctatatacaatgtgagcaaatgaggtgagataagggaggtaaaggcacataaaaggccatggtggcgaggtaaatacaatatagcaagtataacactggaatggtagatttgcagtggaagaatgtgcaaagtagaaatagaaataatggggtgcaaaggagctaaataaataaatacagtaggggaagaggtagttgtttaggCTAAattagtactgagtaaagggtctgaatacttatgtaagtgtgatatttcatttttttatttttaataaattggcATATTAAAATTATTTACAGTTTTAATTTttttcattatgggatattgtgtgtagattgatgcggggggaaactattttaatccattttagaataaggttgcaacgtaacaaaatgtggaaaaggcactgtacatatggGTGTTGCCTTAACAACCCCCCcccgcctcgctctctctctctctctctctctctctctctgtccctgtagaACTCGGTGGCAGTGTTCAGGGATCTGTGTGGGGTGTCAGCGGTGGCTAACCTCATGCAGTGTGTGTTGGCCCTGGGGGCCCGAGTTGCGGGGGCTGACGGGGCCCCCCTGCTGCTGtttgagctgaaggagcagtacCCCTCCATGGAGTCTCAGGGGCCCCTGCCGGACGTCCTACGCAGGGTGGTGTCCACTTACGAAATGGTGAGaaataattaatcaatcaatcctTCACATTAGATTTTTTGTAGGGCTTTGGGTTGTGAATACAGATTAAATGAAGTTGATTGTTTCTTTCTGATTCTTTGATGTTTTTAAGCACTCTTTCTCTATGGCCCTCTCCTCTATCACCCTTCCCCCACTCTGTCACTCTAGCtctcccttctctcgctctcccttccccctctctctcgctctcccttcccctctctctcgctctcccttccccctctctctcgctctagctctcccttctctcgctctcccttccccctctctctcactctcccttcccccgctctctcgctctaccttccttctctctctcgctctcccttctctcactctcccttaccccgctctctcgctctcccttctctcgctctcccttctctcgctctcccttctctcgctctcccttccccttccccctctctctcgctctcgctctcccttctctcgctctcccttccccctctctcgctctcccttccccctctctctcgctctcactctccctctctctcgctctcccttccccctctctcgctctcccttccccctctctctcgctctcccttccccctctctctcgctctcactctcccttctctcgctctcccttcccccactctctcgctctcccttccccagctctctcgctctcgctctcccttctctcgctctcccttcccccgctctctcgctcccccttcccccgctctctctaccccactctctctttctttctccatcgctctccctcttccccgctctctttcccttcccccactctctctctctcccttcccttgcTCCCCCTTCccccactctctcgctctcccttcccccactctcccttccccctcactctctcgccctccctctctcgctctccattccccctccctctctctatatctccctgccctccccctccctatctcccttccccctccctctctctatatctccctcccccctctctctatatctcccttccccctcccctccttctctcactctcccttccccctctctctcactctcccttccccctctctcgctctcccttccccctctctctcgctctcccttccccctctctctcgctctcactctcccttctctcgctctcccttcccccgctctctcgctctcgctctcccttcccccactctctcgctcccccttcccccgctctctctcccccactctctctttctttctccatcactctccctcttccccgctctctttcccttcccccactctctctctctcccttcccttgtTCCCCGTTCccccactctctcgctctcccttcccccactctcccttccccctcactCTCTTTTAATTGAACAATCCACTGGGCAGATAGCTGTGGTTTTAATTGAACCATCCACTGGGCAGATAGCTGTGGTTTTAATTGAACCATCCACTGGGCAGATAGCTGTGGTTTTAATTGAACAATCCACTGGGCAGATAGCTGTGGTTTTAATTGAACAATCCACTGGGCAGATAGCTGTGGTTTTAATTGAACAATCCACTGGGCAGATAGCTGTGGTTTTAATTGAGCCATCCACTGGGCAGATagctgtggtttgaattgaaccATCCACTGGGCAGATAGCTGTGGTTTTAATTGAACAATCCACTGGGCAGATAGCTGTGGTTTTAATTGAACAATCCACTGGGCAGATAGCTGTGGTTTTAATTGAACAATCCACTGGGCAGATAGCTGTGGTTTTAATTGAACAATCCACTGGGCAGATAGCTGTGGTGCGAATTGAACCATCCACTGGGCAGATAGCTGTGCTTTTAATTGAACCATCCACTGGGCAGATAGTTGTGGTTTTAATTGAACCATCCACTGGGCAGATAGCTATGCTTTTGATTGAACAATCCACTGGGCAGATAGCTGTGCTTTTAATTGAACAATCCACTGGGCAGATAGCTGTGGTTTTAATTGAACAATCCACTGGGCAGATTATGTCTGGGGTCATCTGtctacagatataggatcttaatttgagccagtttaatacagcaggaaaacaatcctgcagcaataggaaatgtaaattattatgtggataaaatgaatggacatttttgtagccATTTTTCATAAAGGGAAAATCATGTCAGAAATTTCAAAGGGAAAATTACATACTTCAGAAGCATTttgaaacctcaaatacactacaagttttacatttcctgtatAGTAGGAATGTTCTCCTACaatagggtgatcaaattaagatccgacaCCTGTAGGTCATTATGTAAGTAGTTTTGTTACGTAAGATGTCTGTTATCTGACGACaatatgtctctgtcctgttctctctggtTTATAGAGGTATCTTTATAGCTTTCACCTTTAGCTGTGTCCCAGAGTAAAGCCAGAGAGATTTTAAATTGATTAATGATTGACTAAAAAAGTGCTTACTTTCGCAAACGCCCCCGAACGAGATGAAGTAgactgtcgtgtgtgtgtgtgtgggaaattTCCCATGACACACAATCACTTACACTTGCTTTAGTGGAACAGCCAGGAAAGGGTTCACAGGAGATAACTATGCCTCTTTTCATTTTGAATAATGATTCAATCTCAAAGTGGAAAAATGTGACATTTCAATTTTGTGTAATTTTTCAATGTTTAACAACTGCAGAGCTTTCCAGGTGAGaaatgtgcgtgcgtgcgagcgcgTGTCTGTGTGCGAGGGCGTGTCTGTGTGCGAGGGCGTGTCTGTGTGCGAGGGCGTGTCTGTGTGCGAGGGCGTGTCTGTGTGCGAGGGCGTGTCTGTGTGCGAGCGCGTGTCTGTGTGCGAGGGCGTGTCTGTGTGCGAGGGCGTGTCTGTGTGCGAGGGCGTGTCTGTGTGCGAGGGCGTGTCTGTGTGCGAGCGCGTGTCTGTGTGCGAGGGCGTGTCTGTGTGCGAGGGCGTGTCTGTGTGCGAGGGCGTGTCTGTGTGCGAGGGCGTGTCTGTGTGCGAGggcgtgtctgtgtgcgtgcgtgtctgtgtgcgagcgcgtgtctgtgtgcgagcgtgtctgtgtgtgtgcgcgcatgcatggttgtatgtgtgtgcgtgcgtgtggtttaacttaactatcCTTTTGCGTTTcaaaagtcctcacaaggatagtaaaacaaggaacatttcacaagttgaaaaatgtatgtgttttaggctttagggttaagtttagggtcagggttaaaatTAGTGTtaggttagaataagggttaaggttaggtttattttagggtttggggttaagaTCAGGGTTAACGTTAGGTTACTGGTCTAGCGTTAAGGGTTAGGGAAAGAGGAATTTGAATGGGGATAATTATTTTGGTCCCACTTAGATAGTAAacccaacgtgtg contains:
- the LOC129820140 gene encoding inactive phospholipase C-like protein 2, whose translation is MKPSPGNGVNHQTHREELVSNGGCGMSDTVTAVQTDTGPGSPMTDKPGAGGDTDAKGIPRQSSIIKDGSRAGHERKKTVSFSSSLSERKISSAADCISAMVRGTELRKVRSNSRVYQRYYLLESGLQFLRWEPSKKESDKARIAVSSIREVRTGRNTETFRTNGIYDQISEDCAFSIIYGETYEALDLVANSAEVANVWVTGLRYLILYGKHAMDMIASSEDSLRLVWLAEMFSSKVVSNGLGGREEEGISLRSAVGLIKSVNPGVRSGKVERRFKELHRIKERTRGARTTGVRTDVGAVAGPEAMVGTSVVAGAGTGSGDGIEVVGKGDGAGTRTEVVGKGDGAGTRTEVVGKGDGAGTRTEVVGKGDGAGTRTEVVGKGDGAGTRTEVVGKGDGAGTRTEVVGKGNTDNRRGEIEDRVTKEEFIEVFHELCTRPEIYFLLVQFSSNKEFLDTKDLMKFLEAEQGVAQVTEDTSLELIQSHEPSEEGRRQGCLSLDGFTSYLTSLECHLFDPEHSQVCQDMSQPLSHYYINSSHNTYLIEDQFRGPADITGYIRALKMGCRCVEVDVWDGPDDEPVVYTGYTLTSPVLFRCVLDVIGCFSFAASECPLILCLENHCSPCQQRVMLQHLRRILGERLYTEPLREGEGYLPSPHALRGKILLKGQKLKEGCGETEGDVTDEDEGAEMCKRMKAGKSEGGGGEGGQKGGGGGVTSSVKTLTPAPPSKRFQLLKELSDLVTLCKSVRFTDFQKSFSTQKPWEFCSFNETLAVRCASERPGDFVNYNKRFLSRVYPSAMRIDSSNMNPQDLWKCGCQIVAMNYQTPGLMMDLNIAWFRQNGNCGYVLRPTIMRQEVSYFSANTRESVPGVSPQLLHVKVISGQNLPRPSGSGAKGDVVDPYVYVEIHGIPADCAERRTRTVVENGDNPIFDESFEFQINLPELAMVRFVVLDDEFIGDEFIGQYTIPLECLQPGYRHVPLQSLMGEDLPYARLFVHVALTNRRGGGKSHKRGLSVRKARRGREYAALRDLGVKALDDVFKMAAPSLKEATDMRENMQNSVAVFRDLCGVSAVANLMQCVLALGARVAGADGAPLLLFELKEQYPSMESQGPLPDVLRRVVSTYEMMIQASRAVIELSDGVYDRILQIQTTAMEFHEKLKPMAVKEGLKGRKVTRAVESFSWNITILKGQADLLKRAKTEVQENIKQVYYAALTSNLSKGGTGETTHTRRSLDALPSMSGTAPARSFP